The following coding sequences lie in one Niabella agricola genomic window:
- a CDS encoding outer membrane beta-barrel protein — translation MKPAACLLMVLILITATAASSFVHAQTSPKPIALSGIVKDSLSKEPLAFATIAVFSNTAFPDTVLHCNERGFFTVARPSASRLIVTATGYHQKALPADTLVLFPDYSILLKPQSQELKAVTVSATQPLIRREVDKLVYNTEADPESKFRSTLEILKKVPYLSLDAQGNLLLKGQSGYRILINGKPSGMMDHNAMEILKSLPASTIQSIEVYTTPPSKYDAEGLAGIINIITTRKVGEGYKGTVNLNGSAPAGGPGAGFSFTATQKKFGVELYGGANASWSPLVQTGTSRSTTGDLPTVLSVSGSSKSNNHGRYIGSQFSYEIDSLQLLTAQLNANGFTSKGSVSRLSMLEGTASLLQQYRQRNTAGGKNNGFDGSLNYQLGFKKDKSKLFTTSYRFMQYQTRNHSENVFDERVQYDDPDFNQLNNTSTQEHTGQADYIQTLKKIKLEAGVKAIFRKNESNFRTLRYMNNVFQEDPEQQNVFANHQTVLSAYNSYQLALNQWSFKAGARLEQTINQISFQSTRTKVNKTYFNLVPTLVMNRNNADGSYFNLGYSQRLKRPGINRLNPFVNRSNPDFEESGNPDLKATLLHNIDLGYGFNRKQSVNIGLSYAFAHNFDLRSSRYDPATRITYITYSNSGDIAALMLNMNLNLAITKALKTVVNGNLAHFWIESDADARLQKLKRFIYSASLNNTYTFSKDWIAGASADFYGRNIAPAQVQGTINGFIATSFSLSKNMLNRKLALSAYVNNPFTRFRTSRTEITGSNFTQTDFTEAYFRKAGISVNYKFGKLKQDIKRGKRSINNNDVAN, via the coding sequence ATGAAACCTGCCGCCTGTCTTCTTATGGTACTCATCCTGATTACGGCCACCGCTGCGTCTTCCTTTGTGCATGCACAAACGTCGCCAAAACCCATAGCTCTTTCGGGGATTGTCAAAGACAGCCTTTCAAAAGAACCGCTGGCATTTGCCACCATTGCCGTTTTTTCCAATACCGCTTTTCCGGATACCGTGCTTCACTGTAACGAGCGCGGTTTTTTTACCGTTGCGCGGCCATCCGCCAGCCGGCTTATTGTTACCGCAACGGGCTATCATCAAAAAGCGCTACCCGCAGATACTCTTGTTTTGTTTCCGGATTACTCCATTTTGCTAAAGCCACAGTCACAGGAACTGAAAGCGGTTACCGTGTCTGCCACACAGCCGCTGATCCGGAGGGAAGTTGATAAGCTCGTCTATAACACAGAAGCCGACCCGGAAAGCAAATTCCGCAGCACCCTGGAGATTCTGAAAAAAGTACCTTATCTTTCTTTGGATGCACAAGGCAATCTGTTACTGAAAGGGCAGTCTGGTTACCGGATCCTGATCAACGGGAAGCCCTCCGGTATGATGGATCACAATGCCATGGAAATACTAAAAAGCCTGCCGGCATCCACTATCCAAAGCATAGAAGTATATACAACGCCCCCTTCAAAATATGATGCAGAAGGGCTTGCCGGCATCATTAACATCATTACCACCCGAAAAGTGGGAGAAGGGTATAAGGGTACCGTTAACCTGAATGGGAGCGCTCCGGCGGGCGGACCCGGAGCCGGCTTTTCTTTTACGGCCACGCAAAAAAAATTCGGGGTAGAGCTGTATGGCGGTGCCAATGCCTCCTGGAGCCCGCTGGTGCAAACAGGCACCAGCCGCTCCACAACCGGCGACCTTCCTACCGTTCTATCGGTTTCGGGCTCCAGTAAAAGCAATAACCACGGGCGGTATATCGGTTCACAGTTCAGTTATGAGATCGATTCCCTGCAGTTGCTCACCGCCCAGCTCAATGCGAACGGTTTTACTTCCAAAGGATCCGTTTCAAGGCTTTCCATGCTGGAAGGTACCGCTTCGTTACTACAACAATACCGCCAGCGCAATACCGCCGGCGGAAAGAACAATGGTTTTGACGGTTCGCTGAACTACCAACTGGGTTTTAAAAAAGATAAATCAAAATTATTTACCACCTCTTATCGCTTTATGCAGTATCAAACCAGGAATCACTCAGAAAACGTATTCGATGAACGGGTTCAATACGATGATCCGGATTTTAACCAATTGAACAACACATCCACGCAGGAACATACAGGTCAGGCCGATTATATCCAGACCCTGAAAAAAATAAAACTGGAAGCGGGCGTAAAGGCTATTTTCCGGAAAAACGAAAGTAATTTTCGTACCCTCCGGTACATGAACAACGTTTTCCAGGAAGACCCGGAACAGCAAAATGTGTTTGCCAATCATCAAACAGTATTGTCGGCATACAATTCCTATCAGCTGGCTTTAAACCAATGGAGCTTTAAAGCCGGGGCAAGACTGGAGCAAACCATCAACCAGATCAGTTTTCAATCTACCCGCACCAAGGTAAATAAAACCTATTTCAACCTGGTACCGACCCTTGTAATGAACCGGAATAATGCCGATGGCAGTTATTTTAACCTGGGGTACAGCCAACGCCTCAAACGCCCCGGTATTAACCGGCTGAATCCTTTTGTAAACCGCTCCAACCCCGACTTTGAAGAAAGCGGGAACCCCGATCTGAAGGCCACATTGCTACACAATATTGACCTGGGATATGGCTTTAACCGAAAACAATCCGTTAATATCGGGCTCAGTTATGCCTTTGCGCATAATTTTGACCTGCGGTCTTCCCGCTACGATCCGGCCACCCGTATCACCTATATCACCTATTCCAACTCCGGCGATATTGCCGCACTGATGCTGAATATGAACCTGAACCTGGCCATTACAAAAGCCCTTAAAACAGTGGTTAACGGCAACCTGGCGCATTTCTGGATTGAATCTGATGCCGATGCCCGGCTCCAAAAGCTCAAGCGCTTTATTTATTCCGCATCCCTGAATAATACCTATACCTTTTCCAAAGACTGGATCGCCGGTGCCTCTGCCGATTTTTATGGCAGGAACATTGCTCCCGCGCAGGTGCAGGGCACCATTAACGGTTTTATTGCCACCAGCTTCAGCTTAAGTAAAAACATGCTGAATCGTAAGCTTGCTCTGTCTGCTTATGTCAACAACCCGTTTACCCGCTTCCGCACCAGTCGCACCGAAATAACAGGCTCCAACTTTACACAAACTGATTTTACAGAAGCATATTTCCGAAAGGCCGGCATCAGTGTTAATTACAAATTTGGCAAACTAAAGCAGGATATCAAGCGGGGCAAAAGAAGTATTAATAACAATGATGTAGCTAATTAA
- a CDS encoding glycoside hydrolase family 18 protein: MKNFLINCTIIIGCCTFFLVSCKKGTVDLPAKPPPKDVVFLPPNLGFYVVGYFPSYRTVAEYPDRMFKMCNIINYAFFSVNAQGTVDITNPEKFDSVYVKAKANGAKIFISINNAANFTKMAATPSGRNSFTRDLMIKVRQLNVDGVDIDWEYPKTTDGTDSTFTFLMKELSDSLHRNGKYYLTAAITPGRYAGAIRDAIRTEVFGYVDFFNVMIYDDFSTSISYKQHTDINLYNYCMNYWLNTRNLPREKLVAGIPGYGRNAGAAQITTSYKTILATGVSAGPAPLYLSDSAILTKTDGSTFTSYYNGQLTVKKKAADAKLRCNGIMFWEIGHDAADDRSLIKAACDTIGRAY; encoded by the coding sequence ATGAAAAATTTTTTGATCAATTGCACCATCATTATCGGTTGCTGCACTTTCTTTTTGGTTTCCTGTAAAAAAGGAACGGTGGATTTACCGGCAAAACCACCGCCAAAAGATGTGGTGTTTTTGCCACCCAATCTTGGATTTTATGTAGTTGGATATTTTCCAAGTTACCGAACCGTAGCCGAATACCCGGACCGGATGTTCAAAATGTGCAATATCATCAATTATGCTTTTTTTAGTGTAAATGCACAGGGAACTGTAGATATTACCAACCCGGAAAAGTTCGATTCTGTTTATGTAAAAGCCAAAGCCAACGGCGCTAAAATATTCATAAGTATTAATAATGCGGCGAACTTTACAAAAATGGCAGCAACCCCCTCCGGCAGGAATTCCTTTACCCGGGACCTGATGATCAAAGTGCGCCAGTTAAACGTTGATGGTGTTGATATCGATTGGGAATACCCCAAAACAACCGATGGAACCGACAGTACGTTTACGTTTCTGATGAAAGAACTTTCGGATTCCCTGCATAGAAACGGGAAGTATTATCTGACTGCAGCCATTACACCCGGTCGTTATGCAGGAGCCATACGCGATGCCATCAGAACTGAAGTATTTGGGTATGTTGATTTTTTCAATGTCATGATCTACGACGACTTTAGTACCAGTATCTCCTACAAGCAGCATACGGATATCAACCTGTATAATTATTGTATGAACTACTGGCTCAATACGAGGAACCTGCCCCGGGAAAAATTGGTAGCCGGCATTCCCGGTTATGGCCGCAATGCGGGTGCTGCGCAGATCACCACTTCTTACAAAACCATATTGGCCACCGGTGTCAGTGCGGGGCCTGCGCCTCTTTATCTTTCAGATTCTGCAATACTTACCAAAACAGACGGGAGCACTTTCACCAGTTATTACAACGGCCAGCTTACCGTTAAGAAAAAAGCCGCGGATGCAAAATTAAGATGTAATGGCATCATGTTCTGGGAAATCGGACACGATGCCGCAGATGACCGGTCTTTAATAAAGGCTGCCTGCGATACCATCGGAAGAGCCTATTGA
- a CDS encoding TlpA family protein disulfide reductase: MKKRILIMTLVFFTGAVAAGQKIVIRGSVNLLSKSKTIKISGLPDAWIKPDGSFEVSGTVREPHVALIATDSSGASAIWLEAGVYTLECQEIRMNGIQAVLMRIPALTGPLDAMIYNDYQKATCSGFAGYKTDDEKKTANRTGQGERAFYYVDSIIKKYPGSRILPDIIRSTKHYSGYDGTKALIAKLSPAQLATEEIKRLMNGLQRNEAIGKESGFENFSMQTADGKIFKLSDVKNKKLILVDFWASDCGPCRITHPRLIELYKKYADRGLEIISVSLDSDREKWLKAINEDKIGQWVHVSDLKNWESPLAKKYAVSFIPFRFLLDANYKVLSHDDDGQIWVTPGTVEAEIKKRGL; this comes from the coding sequence ATGAAAAAACGAATTCTGATAATGACCCTGGTCTTTTTCACCGGAGCTGTGGCTGCTGGCCAAAAGATCGTTATTCGCGGCAGCGTAAACCTGCTCAGTAAAAGTAAAACAATTAAAATATCAGGACTTCCCGATGCGTGGATTAAACCGGACGGCAGTTTTGAAGTAAGCGGCACTGTTCGCGAACCCCATGTGGCCCTGATTGCAACGGATAGCTCGGGCGCCAGTGCCATTTGGCTGGAAGCAGGCGTATATACCCTGGAATGCCAGGAAATAAGGATGAACGGAATCCAGGCTGTTTTAATGCGGATCCCGGCGCTAACAGGGCCATTGGATGCCATGATCTATAACGACTATCAAAAAGCAACCTGCAGCGGATTTGCCGGGTATAAAACGGATGACGAAAAGAAAACTGCTAACAGGACGGGACAAGGGGAACGGGCATTTTATTATGTCGACAGTATTATAAAAAAATACCCTGGGTCCAGGATATTGCCGGATATCATCCGCAGCACAAAGCACTATAGCGGGTATGATGGAACAAAGGCGCTGATTGCCAAACTTTCACCAGCCCAACTGGCAACCGAAGAAATAAAGCGGCTCATGAATGGGTTGCAACGGAATGAGGCAATTGGCAAAGAGAGCGGTTTTGAAAACTTCTCCATGCAGACAGCTGACGGAAAAATATTTAAACTTTCTGACGTTAAAAATAAAAAGCTGATACTGGTTGATTTCTGGGCCAGTGATTGCGGCCCCTGCCGGATCACACATCCGCGCCTGATAGAGCTGTACAAAAAATATGCAGACCGGGGTTTAGAGATCATCAGTGTTTCGCTTGACAGCGACAGGGAGAAATGGCTGAAGGCTATTAACGAAGATAAAATCGGCCAATGGGTCCATGTATCCGATTTAAAAAACTGGGAGAGCCCGCTGGCAAAAAAATACGCGGTATCGTTTATCCCCTTTCGCTTTTTACTGGATGCGAATTATAAAGTTCTCAGCCATGATGACGATGGTCAGATATGGGTGACGCCGGGAACCGTGGAGGCTGAAATAAAAAAACGCGGCCTGTAA
- a CDS encoding nuclear transport factor 2 family protein: protein MFLQLQQYDSLLFERGFNHCDLSSYDSLIAEDLEFYHDISGITIGKTAFIASVKTNICGSANKVKRVLVPGSMAVYLLSKKGVLYGALQEGVHTFHILEHQQWRKVGAARFSHLWILEDHTWKLKRVVSYDHKAAQ from the coding sequence TTGTTCTTACAGTTGCAGCAATACGACAGCCTGCTTTTTGAACGGGGATTTAATCATTGCGATCTATCATCTTATGATAGTCTTATTGCTGAAGACCTGGAGTTTTATCATGATATATCCGGCATTACCATAGGAAAGACGGCATTCATAGCCTCCGTAAAAACCAATATTTGTGGCAGTGCCAATAAAGTAAAACGCGTATTGGTACCCGGAAGTATGGCCGTTTATCTCCTTTCCAAAAAGGGCGTTCTGTATGGTGCGCTACAGGAAGGGGTACACACGTTTCATATTTTAGAACACCAACAGTGGCGGAAGGTTGGCGCTGCCCGGTTCTCTCATTTATGGATCCTGGAAGACCATACATGGAAACTAAAGCGGGTGGTGAGTTATGATCATAAAGCAGCGCAGTAA
- a CDS encoding 2-hydroxyacid dehydrogenase, with protein sequence MNIFITKQIPQAGLDLLREAGISYTIAEKTLLQDELIDRLKPFDALLSAGFVKADAAFLQACSHLKVVSLFSVGFDNVDIAAATRLGIPVGNTPGVLSRATADTAFLLMLAVSRKAFYNYHKILDGKWQEFEPVADLGMELYGKTLGVFGLGKIGYEMAKKCRAAFDMDIIYHNRSHNEMAERDLGARYVTFEALLAQSDVLSVHANFSLETKGLFNKEAFEQMKPGSIFINTARGGLHNETDLKEALDNQTIWGAGLDVTNPEPMDPQNPLLKMPNVCVLPHIGSATVETRNAMAVMAAKNAIAGLKGERLPTIVNPDVYA encoded by the coding sequence ATGAACATATTTATAACGAAACAGATTCCACAGGCCGGCCTGGATCTTTTACGGGAAGCGGGCATCTCATATACCATTGCCGAAAAAACACTGCTGCAGGATGAACTGATCGACCGGCTAAAACCGTTCGATGCCTTGCTGAGTGCCGGTTTTGTAAAAGCAGATGCCGCCTTCCTACAGGCCTGCAGTCATTTAAAAGTAGTGTCCCTGTTTTCTGTAGGGTTTGATAATGTTGATATTGCCGCCGCCACCCGTTTGGGGATCCCTGTTGGCAATACGCCGGGGGTACTGAGCAGGGCCACGGCAGATACGGCCTTTTTGCTGATGCTGGCCGTATCCCGCAAAGCCTTTTACAATTATCATAAGATTTTGGATGGAAAATGGCAGGAATTTGAGCCAGTTGCCGATCTGGGTATGGAGCTGTATGGAAAAACGCTGGGGGTGTTTGGGCTTGGAAAGATTGGTTATGAAATGGCAAAGAAATGCCGGGCGGCTTTTGATATGGATATTATTTATCATAACCGCAGCCACAATGAAATGGCCGAAAGAGACTTGGGTGCCCGCTACGTTACTTTTGAAGCATTGCTGGCACAAAGCGATGTGCTTTCGGTGCACGCCAATTTTTCGCTGGAAACAAAAGGCCTTTTTAATAAGGAGGCCTTCGAGCAAATGAAACCCGGTTCTATCTTTATAAACACTGCCAGGGGTGGTTTGCATAATGAAACCGACCTGAAGGAGGCGCTGGACAACCAAACGATTTGGGGTGCCGGCCTCGATGTAACCAACCCGGAACCGATGGATCCTCAGAACCCCCTGCTCAAAATGCCCAATGTATGTGTGCTGCCGCATATCGGCTCGGCCACCGTTGAAACCCGCAACGCGATGGCCGTAATGGCGGCAAAAAATGCGATCGCAGGTTTAAAGGGCGAGCGGTTACCAACGATTGTAAACCCGGATGTGTATGCATAA
- a CDS encoding PadR family transcriptional regulator, producing MNIDNTQSQMRKGILEFCILSVIKRGEAYPSDIIEEMRAAGLQILEGTLYPLLTRLKNAEMVTYRWKESSSGPPRKYFSLTGKGENFYKELEQTWNELSNAVNTLSTKTLITTKQR from the coding sequence ATGAACATCGATAATACACAGAGCCAAATGCGAAAGGGGATACTGGAGTTTTGTATTCTTTCCGTTATAAAAAGAGGTGAGGCATATCCGAGTGATATTATTGAAGAAATGCGGGCTGCAGGCTTACAGATCCTGGAGGGAACATTGTATCCCCTGCTTACCCGGCTGAAGAATGCAGAAATGGTTACCTATCGCTGGAAGGAAAGTAGTAGCGGACCGCCCCGAAAATATTTTTCACTCACCGGCAAAGGCGAAAACTTTTATAAGGAACTGGAACAAACCTGGAACGAACTATCAAACGCAGTAAATACCTTAAGTACAAAAACCCTAATAACTACAAAACAACGATAA
- a CDS encoding TlpA family protein disulfide reductase has translation MKTLTTLAVLVISVSLFAQNNIRPLPIEDEQMDHYLRSRKIPELRIRILHAAKPLNGTKVKYTAVHLGAATQATYYTALDNDGKALIKLNENLPYQQVWLSVEGYLYTGVLINTDLEVVIDADELQKEMYIYGKGMIFKGTDAALNEALCRRVLYKKGQNDQLSSRLVQVCLDAANSVISQPSFLVTADSIYTAMKQLDNAYIKDQPEYEWAIRNETDSRFYCWAIVGLKRRDSSTADFYQKIIAHKPYFMSNDGAGFYRSLSRNYAFTEDKALPGLQDLLYLKYSAYTPEQKAVLDSIKKYEAAAMENKTAILKKLYLRRYQLLKNEVQTASFEQFVQRVEKNSIQPQTDILKLSLMELGKDYFSTAFPRLLNSMKTEWTKHVVQNELNVSVASQKEVQQVFQSQGALSSDSYFIGKPVANLSFGAWLYRLDSIDHIDRFISNLRSKFNGKALVIDIWATWCGPCIADIINSKKLHEESKDLPVAYIYLCTTSGSDEETWKNRIGTLKPKGTHIFINEELENAFRKKLNANGGYPTYVVIDQKGAVSADKIAFMSELKRAQLAATTGSK, from the coding sequence ATGAAAACCTTAACTACTTTAGCGGTATTGGTTATATCTGTATCATTATTTGCTCAAAACAATATTCGGCCACTGCCCATTGAAGATGAACAGATGGATCATTATCTCCGGTCGAGAAAGATTCCGGAACTCAGGATCCGCATCCTTCATGCCGCTAAACCCTTAAACGGAACTAAAGTAAAGTATACTGCTGTTCATTTGGGTGCAGCTACACAGGCAACTTATTATACCGCGCTCGATAATGACGGAAAGGCGCTTATAAAACTGAACGAAAACCTGCCCTATCAACAGGTATGGTTAAGTGTTGAGGGGTACCTGTACACCGGCGTTTTAATAAATACGGACCTCGAAGTGGTTATTGATGCTGATGAACTGCAGAAAGAGATGTATATATACGGAAAAGGCATGATATTTAAAGGAACGGATGCTGCGCTTAACGAAGCGCTGTGCCGGAGGGTCCTGTATAAAAAGGGTCAGAATGATCAGTTGTCCTCACGGCTGGTTCAGGTTTGCCTGGATGCGGCGAACAGCGTCATTTCCCAGCCCTCGTTCCTGGTAACCGCCGATTCGATCTATACGGCAATGAAACAGCTGGATAATGCCTATATAAAAGATCAGCCGGAATATGAGTGGGCAATAAGGAATGAAACCGATTCCCGGTTTTATTGCTGGGCGATCGTAGGTTTAAAAAGACGCGATAGTTCAACGGCCGATTTTTACCAGAAAATTATTGCGCATAAGCCTTATTTTATGAGTAATGATGGCGCGGGTTTCTACAGAAGCCTGTCGCGGAACTATGCCTTTACGGAAGATAAAGCATTACCTGGTTTACAAGACCTGCTTTATTTAAAATACAGCGCGTATACCCCCGAACAAAAAGCGGTTTTGGACTCGATAAAAAAATACGAGGCGGCTGCGATGGAAAACAAAACGGCCATCCTTAAAAAGTTATATCTGCGCCGGTACCAGCTGCTAAAGAATGAGGTGCAGACCGCCAGCTTTGAGCAATTCGTTCAGCGTGTGGAAAAAAACAGCATTCAGCCACAAACCGATATTTTAAAGCTATCGTTAATGGAATTGGGTAAAGACTATTTCAGCACTGCTTTTCCCCGCTTGCTTAATTCCATGAAGACGGAGTGGACAAAGCACGTGGTGCAGAACGAACTGAATGTGTCTGTTGCCAGTCAAAAAGAGGTACAGCAGGTATTCCAATCGCAGGGAGCGCTGAGTTCCGATAGCTATTTTATCGGAAAACCGGTTGCAAATCTTTCTTTCGGGGCCTGGCTCTACAGGCTGGACAGCATTGACCATATCGACCGTTTTATCAGTAACCTGAGATCGAAATTTAATGGCAAGGCGCTGGTGATCGATATCTGGGCTACCTGGTGCGGCCCCTGCATCGCGGATATTATCAATAGTAAAAAATTGCATGAGGAAAGCAAGGATCTTCCGGTGGCGTATATTTATTTGTGCACCACATCCGGCTCCGACGAAGAAACCTGGAAAAACCGGATCGGGACACTAAAACCGAAAGGAACCCATATTTTTATAAATGAAGAATTGGAAAATGCGTTCCGGAAAAAATTAAATGCAAACGGAGGGTATCCTACTTATGTGGTGATTGATCAAAAAGGAGCGGTAAGTGCAGATAAGATCGCTTTTATGAGTGAACTGAAACGCGCACAACTGGCTGCGACCACCGGATCAAAATGA
- a CDS encoding PspC domain-containing protein: protein MKQIINIQLGGRSIAIEDSAAQKVQQYLESLRLHFSKEPGKEEILSDIEARFSELMFEKLRKGAPHITDDDVDEMIATMGRPEDFAEDAGTGASHSGYNPFSAGSRKLYRDANNKVLGGVCSGIANWINIDPSIVRVLFAIIAFGGFGAGILIYILLWIFLPSRNLEGYKGKRLFRNPDDKKIGGVASGIAAYFGKEANTVRLIFVLPFILSIINGIFSHGDFDPFRGVFFSSVSGTFLTVYIILWIVLPEAISPYEKMEMHGQPVDLNSIKNNVQNSMGDVSSRLKSWGKEVQESAERFGHSSKTYGRNFGREFGNAAGRGARGLGHGIAVVIKAFFLIIFGTIVFALFIGLMALLFSGYVFAPFNNFLWTSENQQFLAWATVLLFIGAPIAGAVIWLFRMILNVTTPGNYLNWLFGGLWAFGWVFLVLFISSISKDFKRAQTTETPVSITQPKNNKLILTVSQPELEFNGDFTWLRDRNDRVSGFSLNKDTLKLSDISIRFDKSADSLYHVSIERQSFGKTDEDALARLNKIQYTVQSSDSVLDLASGFSVDKSSKYRLQRVQVIAQVPVGKKVQMDPSVNEKLNTLDIDVESGRSGIRRIRERRNYRFYSPNTAYTMMEDGSLKGENEPLESSTPEGTDTSYRWREPAVGADTATKASSAGTYRYPSAATDTAKTKDSGTYRYNGGTDKPVNLSKEALNRLLQQKEKEIEELRKKVKP from the coding sequence ATGAAACAGATCATCAATATACAGCTGGGTGGCCGCAGCATTGCCATTGAAGATTCGGCAGCACAAAAGGTACAACAGTACCTGGAAAGCCTGCGTCTTCATTTTTCGAAAGAACCTGGCAAGGAAGAGATCCTTTCCGATATCGAAGCCCGGTTTTCCGAGCTGATGTTCGAAAAGCTGCGAAAAGGAGCCCCGCATATTACCGATGATGACGTGGATGAAATGATTGCCACTATGGGGCGGCCGGAGGATTTTGCAGAAGACGCAGGAACGGGGGCTTCACACAGCGGTTATAATCCGTTTTCTGCAGGCAGCCGGAAATTGTACCGCGATGCCAACAACAAGGTGCTGGGTGGTGTATGCAGCGGCATCGCTAACTGGATCAATATTGATCCGTCCATTGTACGGGTACTGTTTGCCATTATCGCTTTTGGGGGGTTTGGCGCCGGCATTCTGATATACATTCTGTTGTGGATTTTTTTACCGTCACGGAACCTGGAAGGTTACAAAGGCAAACGACTGTTCCGCAACCCGGATGATAAAAAGATTGGTGGCGTGGCCAGCGGTATTGCCGCCTATTTTGGCAAAGAGGCCAATACCGTGCGCCTGATTTTTGTGCTGCCGTTTATTCTCAGCATCATCAATGGCATTTTCAGTCACGGCGACTTTGATCCCTTCCGGGGTGTATTCTTCAGCTCGGTGAGCGGAACCTTCCTGACGGTATACATCATTCTCTGGATCGTTTTACCGGAAGCCATCAGCCCTTATGAAAAAATGGAAATGCATGGCCAGCCGGTCGATCTTAATTCGATTAAGAATAATGTACAGAATTCGATGGGAGATGTCTCCAGCCGGTTAAAAAGCTGGGGAAAAGAAGTGCAGGAGTCGGCAGAACGCTTTGGCCATTCCAGTAAAACCTATGGCCGGAATTTTGGCCGTGAATTTGGAAATGCTGCCGGAAGAGGCGCCCGGGGCCTGGGGCATGGGATCGCAGTGGTGATTAAGGCTTTTTTCCTGATCATCTTCGGCACCATTGTCTTCGCACTTTTTATCGGGTTAATGGCCCTGCTGTTCAGCGGTTATGTATTTGCCCCTTTTAATAATTTCTTATGGACCAGCGAAAATCAGCAGTTCCTGGCATGGGCCACCGTATTGCTTTTTATCGGCGCGCCCATCGCTGGTGCGGTAATCTGGCTCTTCCGTATGATCCTTAATGTAACCACTCCGGGTAATTATTTGAACTGGCTGTTTGGCGGGCTTTGGGCCTTTGGATGGGTGTTCCTGGTACTGTTCATCAGCAGCATTTCAAAAGATTTTAAACGGGCACAAACGACCGAAACACCGGTATCTATTACCCAACCCAAAAACAACAAGCTGATCCTTACCGTTTCCCAGCCGGAGCTGGAATTTAACGGAGATTTCACCTGGCTGCGGGATCGCAACGACCGGGTTTCGGGGTTTAGCCTGAACAAAGACACGTTAAAACTCTCCGATATTTCCATCCGGTTTGATAAGAGCGCCGATTCATTGTATCATGTATCCATCGAACGTCAAAGCTTCGGTAAAACCGATGAAGATGCCCTGGCCCGTTTGAACAAGATCCAATATACCGTGCAATCTTCAGATAGCGTACTGGACCTGGCCAGCGGCTTCTCAGTAGATAAATCCAGTAAATACCGTCTTCAGCGGGTGCAGGTAATCGCACAGGTGCCGGTGGGCAAAAAAGTACAAATGGATCCTTCTGTAAATGAAAAGTTAAACACGCTTGATATTGATGTAGAATCCGGAAGATCCGGTATCCGTCGTATACGGGAAAGAAGAAATTACCGTTTCTACAGCCCTAATACCGCTTATACGATGATGGAAGACGGCAGCCTTAAGGGTGAAAATGAACCCCTTGAAAGCAGCACCCCGGAAGGAACAGACACTTCTTACAGATGGCGGGAACCTGCTGTTGGTGCTGATACTGCAACCAAAGCATCATCCGCCGGAACGTACCGCTATCCATCTGCGGCAACGGATACCGCAAAGACCAAGGACTCGGGAACCTACCGGTATAACGGCGGAACGGATAAGCCGGTGAATCTTTCCAAGGAAGCATTAAACCGCCTGCTGCAACAAAAAGAAAAAGAAATTGAGGAACTGCGCAAAAAAGTAAAACCATAA